In Mytilus trossulus isolate FHL-02 chromosome 6, PNRI_Mtr1.1.1.hap1, whole genome shotgun sequence, a single window of DNA contains:
- the LOC134720697 gene encoding aspartate aminotransferase, mitochondrial-like — protein MALRQAVKSSNLIRFLPQYASATNVKQSSTWGNVEMGPPDAILGLTEAFKKDTNPKKVSLGAGAYRDDQGKPFILQCVKTAEKQMMDENVDHEYAPISGPPTFCKASAELAFGADSSVVKDGLNVTVQGISGTGSLRLGGAFFSKFYAKSKAFYTPTPTWGNHIPIFKHAGMDVQSYRYYDPKTCGFDFNGALEDISKIPEGGVVVLHACAHNPTGVDPKPEQWKEISSVMKQKKLYPFFDMAYQGFASGDINKDAFAVRHFLADGHEIALCQSYAKNMGLYGERAGAFTIVCSSKEEADRVMSQIKILIRAMYSSPPIHGARIVDRVLNSPELKNMWLGEVKGMADRIISMRQKLKDGLAREGSSHNWQHITDQIGMFCFTGLKPEQVDRMINEFHIYLTKDGRISVAGVTSGNVDYVANAIHQVSK, from the exons TTCAACATGGGGCAATGTAGAAATGGGACCACCAGATGCTATCTTAGGTTTAACAGAGGCTTTTAAGAAAGATACAAATCCCAAAAAAGTTAGCCTTGGAGCAGGTGCTTACAGAGATGACCAAGGAAAGccatttattttacaatgtgtCAAAACA GCAGAGAAACAAATGATGGATGAGAACGTTGATCATGAGTATGCACCAATCAGTGGTCCTCCAACTTTCTGTAAAGCGTCTGCTGAATTAGCATTTGGTGCTGACAGCTCAGTTGTCAAAGATGGTCTT AATGTTACAGTTCAAGGCATTTCTGGAACTGGATCTCTACGACTTGGCGGTGCCTTTTTT TCAAAATTCTACGCAAAAAGTAAAGCATTTTATACACCAACTCCAACTTGGGGAAACCATATTCCAATCTTCAA acatGCTGGTATGGATGTCCAATCGTACAGATATTACGATCCCAAAACTTGTGGCTTCGATTTTAATGGAGCATTAGAAGATATTTCG aaaattcCTGAGGGTGGTGTAGTTGTTCTTCATGCTTGTGCTCATAACCCCACAGGTGTAGACCCCAAG CCAGAACAATGGAAGGAAATTAGCAGTGTGATGAAGCAGAAAAAGTTATATCCTTTCTTTGACATGGCTTACCAAGGATTTGCCAGTGGGGATATTAACAAAGACGCCTTTGCAGTCAGACATTTTCTTGCTGATGGACATGAAATAGCTCTCTGTCAGTCATATGCCAAAAATATGGGACTCTATG GGGAGAGAGCTGGCGCTTTCACAATTGTTTGTTCTTCTAAAGAGGAAGCCGATAGAGTAATGTCACAAATAAAAATCCTCATTAGAGCTATGTATTCAAGCCCTCCTATACATGGAGCAAGGATCGTGGATAGAGTACTCAATTCCCCAGAACTCAAAAATATGTG gTTAGGAGAAGTGAAAGGAATGGCTGATCGTATTATCTCCATGAGACAGAAATTGAAAGATGGCCTGGCCCGTGAAGGATCAAGTCATAACTGGCAACATATTACTGATCAAATAGGAATGTTCTGTTTTACTGGTTTGAAACCTGAGCAG GTGGACAGAATGATTAATGAATTCCATATTTACTTGACAAAAGATGGCAGAATTTCAGTGGCAGGTGTAACATCAGGGAACGTTGACTATGTAGCTAATGCCATTCATCAAGTGTCCAAGTGA